From a single Capsicum annuum cultivar UCD-10X-F1 chromosome 12, UCD10Xv1.1, whole genome shotgun sequence genomic region:
- the LOC124889584 gene encoding secreted RxLR effector protein 161-like has translation MEEAKEISTPIATDTKLDLDEIDPNVEQKMYRGMIGSLLYLTASRPDIVFSVVLCARFQANPKNSHLKSIKRIFRYRKGTSDLGLWYPKGSNFNFVGLVDRKSTTGMAHLLGSCLITWSTKKQNSVALSTAEAEYVAAGSYCGQLLWIKQ, from the coding sequence ATGGAAGAGGCAAAAGAAATCAGCACTCCAATTGCCACTGATACGAAGCTTGATTTGGATGAAATAGATCCTAATGTAGAGCAAAAGATGTACAGAGGAATGATAGGGTCATTGCTATATCTTACTGCTAGCAGGCCTGATATAGTGTTTAGTGTAGTATTATGTGCTAGATTTCAAGCAAATCCTAAGAATTCTCatctaaaatctataaaaaggaTTTTTAGATATCGTAAAGGAACTAGTGATCTTGGTCTATGGTACCCAAAAGGTAGTAATTTCAACTTTGTTGGTTTGGTTGATAGGAAGAGCACTACAGGCATGGCACACTTACTTGGATCATGTTTAATTACCTGGTCCACTAAGAAGCAGAATTCAGTAGCATTGTctactgctgaagctgaatatgtgGCTGCAGGGTCTTATTGTGGTCAATTATTATGGATTAAGCAATAA